From one Coffea eugenioides isolate CCC68of chromosome 11, Ceug_1.0, whole genome shotgun sequence genomic stretch:
- the LOC113753706 gene encoding uncharacterized protein LOC113753706: MSSSNYNGRKKMEKSVEEDEVDELLKAAQDDMLLKLSLNSHMTHSSSQFSSIDPDLDSRFLALKKPHQSKSNSKSISKSKLDDTAGTTQKNPEKVLQNIDESDDLFARFAALKSSLPSYNTSVRDGQVQQQQQLMDGDGAGEEDEVEKVIKWAIDAARLDPSPPSNSNDDAASDADDVSDDEEDDGHGVDAVKKSKGK; the protein is encoded by the coding sequence ATGAGTAGTAGTAATTACAACGGCAGAAAGAAGATGGAGAAGTCAGTTGAAGAAGATGAAGTGGATGAATTGCTGAAAGCTGCACAAGATGATATGCTTCTTAAACTCAGCCTCAATTCCCACATGACCCACTCttcctctcaattttctagcatTGACCCTGATCTTGATTCACGCTTTCTAGCCCTGAAAAAACCCcatcaatcaaaatcaaattcaaaatcaatatcaAAATCAAAGCTTGATGATACAGCAGGCACAACCCAGAAAAACCCAGAAAAGGTTTTGCAAAATATCGATGAAAGTGATGATCTTTTTGCAAGATTTGCTGCTCTCAAGAGTTCTCTTCCTTCGTATAATACTTCTGTTAGAGATGGTCAagtgcagcagcagcagcagttgATGGATGGTGATGGTGCTGGAGAAGAAGATGAAGTGGAGAAGGTAATTAAGTGGGCTATTGATGCTGCTAGGCTTGACccttctcctccctctaatTCTAATGATGATGCTGCTAGTGATGCTGATGATGTTAGTGATGATGAGGAGGATGATGGTCATGGTGTTGATGCGGTGAAAAAGAGTAAAGGGAAATGA